Proteins co-encoded in one Luteitalea sp. genomic window:
- a CDS encoding PQQ-binding-like beta-propeller repeat protein has protein sequence MITRYADRSSPVARVGRACVLLGLTLLASCRAQEPARRGQEPAEAEVAIGAVTDELLRQGHRAQPATWPTYGGDWAQTRYSPLAEIRRETVHRLRPAWIAQTGIVGSFESTPLVLGREMYITTPAEQGVQRILRLDSTTGEVAWQVELAGKAQSATAATEDDHLPTHFGPNRGVALYGDRVYLGTLNGTLLALDRKSGKQLFEVQTLSPRLTGAPLAANGRVIQGLSWIDRGAVQAFDAETGALIWTWYTIPSPDDGGWWGDWVETLPGRPAISLDRNIAEEKANRRRLADGWKTGGASAPMTPTFDAATGLVYVSTGGPDPTAFPPPAEPHPGDMRWTNSVCALRLEDGSEAWCYQFLPHDIWGASGPTPPILFPLQHEGRSLDVVGKLTGMGNLYVLARDTGEHVSMSDNYIPLDETRGGPSGVNLFRGGMAGTLWSPGAYSFDTGLVYSANQYVPGYFQPRREARGAGQFGNVAAVDPSTGRVVWQQRTDRPQAGGVLATAGGLVFSGRTSGWLDAYDAATGKRMWSFRVGAGCNSAPMTYRVNGRQYVALSCGGHGTLDPQGGDTVIAFTLAPPPD, from the coding sequence ATGATCACACGGTATGCCGACAGAAGCAGTCCTGTTGCGCGCGTGGGGCGTGCTTGTGTCCTGCTGGGGCTCACACTGCTCGCGAGTTGTCGGGCGCAAGAACCTGCCCGCCGTGGGCAGGAGCCGGCTGAAGCGGAGGTGGCGATTGGCGCCGTGACCGACGAGCTGCTTCGGCAAGGTCACCGGGCACAGCCTGCGACCTGGCCGACCTACGGAGGTGACTGGGCACAGACGCGGTACTCGCCACTGGCGGAGATTCGGCGCGAGACCGTGCACCGGCTGCGGCCCGCCTGGATCGCGCAAACCGGCATCGTCGGCTCGTTCGAGAGCACCCCGCTGGTGCTCGGTCGGGAGATGTACATCACGACACCGGCGGAACAGGGCGTGCAGCGCATATTGCGGCTGGACTCCACGACCGGGGAGGTGGCTTGGCAGGTGGAGCTGGCCGGTAAGGCACAGAGCGCCACTGCGGCCACAGAGGATGATCATCTGCCGACGCATTTCGGGCCCAATCGTGGCGTGGCCCTGTACGGAGATCGTGTTTACCTAGGAACGCTGAACGGCACACTCCTCGCACTGGACCGAAAGAGCGGCAAGCAGCTCTTCGAGGTGCAGACGCTGTCGCCGCGTCTCACTGGCGCACCGCTCGCCGCGAACGGCCGCGTCATCCAAGGCCTGTCATGGATCGACCGCGGTGCCGTCCAGGCGTTCGATGCCGAGACCGGGGCGTTGATCTGGACCTGGTACACCATTCCGTCGCCCGACGATGGCGGCTGGTGGGGCGACTGGGTGGAGACGCTTCCCGGCCGTCCGGCGATCAGCCTCGACCGCAATATCGCCGAGGAAAAGGCCAACAGACGCCGGCTGGCGGACGGCTGGAAAACCGGCGGCGCCAGCGCCCCGATGACCCCGACGTTCGATGCGGCGACCGGCCTCGTCTATGTCTCGACCGGCGGGCCGGATCCGACGGCATTTCCACCGCCCGCCGAGCCGCATCCAGGCGACATGCGTTGGACCAACTCGGTTTGCGCGCTTCGTCTCGAAGACGGAAGCGAGGCCTGGTGCTATCAGTTTCTCCCGCACGACATCTGGGGCGCCTCAGGCCCCACGCCACCGATCCTCTTTCCCCTGCAGCACGAGGGGCGCAGCCTCGATGTCGTAGGGAAGCTGACCGGAATGGGCAATCTGTACGTGCTCGCCCGCGATACGGGCGAGCACGTTTCCATGTCGGACAACTACATACCGCTCGACGAGACGCGCGGTGGTCCGTCCGGTGTCAACCTGTTTCGCGGCGGGATGGCCGGGACGTTGTGGTCCCCCGGCGCTTACAGCTTCGACACCGGCTTGGTCTATTCAGCCAATCAGTACGTGCCCGGTTACTTCCAGCCGCGTCGCGAAGCACGAGGGGCTGGCCAATTTGGCAACGTTGCGGCCGTCGATCCCTCGACAGGACGAGTGGTGTGGCAGCAGCGAACCGACCGTCCGCAGGCTGGCGGTGTCCTGGCCACTGCCGGCGGCCTGGTGTTCTCCGGCCGCACGTCCGGCTGGCTCGACGCCTACGACGCGGCTACCGGAAAGCGGATGTGGAGCTTCCGCGTGGGCGCCGGATGCAACTCCGCACCGATGACCTATCGCGTGAACGGCCGGCAGTACGTCGCCCTGTCGTGCGGCGGACACGGCACCCTCGACCCGCAAGGCGGAGACACCGTCATTGCGTTCACGCTCGCGCCCCCGCCGGACTAA
- a CDS encoding TonB-dependent receptor: MKQAGYVSVVVCLLLLLGSTLSAQSAAATVRGTVRDGSGAVLPGVTVTIRSLETGSSSTAVTDGQGRFEISGLDAGDHEMRAELSGFGTYQELIATGLADTRTVDLELEVAPLSETVTVMRSEEDRVAIPNAVSVIEGDRIQAFQRRASPAEALAGVPGFFVENRRNFSLSGGVRLAIRAPLPRFGMRGVQIVQDDVPMTVADGTTEPTNIDLGSLGRVEILRGPSSVLYGNSAGGVLSLRTELPSSERLTVQPDIQYGSYRYRHQQLKVHGTSGRMSYLVNASRMETDGFRDHSQTEVRRVNTVIRAALSPDTELRGVFNVYDLPFGESASTLTRADARDHPTSVRPEAVTQGWGESTTQGQAGLTLEHHFGDGHRFRGTGWGLLRDVWNPIPFGVVDVRRHASGFRSEYEGSARVRSVPVRWTAGFDVSRQRDERAEFENDGVPPDGGRTRVGTRLLEQREGVLSLSPFVRASVGLGHRWHLTGGARYDHYDFSAADRFLDDGDQSGGRTLSAVSPMVGVTYTAASWLNLYSSFATAYQTPTTVELSNRPSGTGGFNEELGPERLRSFEIGARGAVVPWRLSFEAAGYVSRLEDALVRFELPDERAFFRNAARARRNGIEASVEWKPMRRLRSHVSYTFQDFALVRFVAPEGDFSGKTEPGAPPHQVSLGGSYDTPFGLHAAAELRFVDAYPVDSANTVSNWAYHVLDLRFGLARSWKGTSIRPFVTIDNVFNERYNSSAIPNSLANRFFEPAAGRELAIGVTIRAKLF, translated from the coding sequence ATGAAGCAAGCCGGCTATGTCTCGGTCGTCGTCTGTCTCCTGCTCTTGCTGGGGTCTACGCTCAGTGCGCAGTCGGCGGCCGCAACAGTACGCGGGACCGTGCGGGACGGCAGTGGAGCGGTCTTACCGGGTGTCACGGTCACGATCCGATCGCTCGAGACCGGTTCCTCGAGCACCGCAGTGACGGATGGCCAAGGGCGGTTCGAGATCTCCGGACTCGACGCGGGAGACCACGAGATGCGGGCCGAGCTATCCGGCTTTGGCACGTATCAGGAGCTGATCGCCACGGGGCTTGCGGATACACGCACTGTGGACCTGGAGCTGGAGGTTGCGCCGCTCTCCGAGACGGTGACGGTGATGCGTTCGGAAGAGGACCGTGTGGCCATTCCCAACGCCGTATCGGTGATCGAGGGAGATCGCATCCAGGCATTCCAACGACGAGCCTCCCCCGCCGAAGCACTGGCCGGCGTTCCGGGCTTCTTCGTGGAGAACCGCCGCAACTTCAGCCTCTCCGGAGGTGTCCGATTGGCCATTCGTGCACCGCTACCTCGCTTCGGAATGCGAGGCGTGCAGATTGTCCAAGACGATGTGCCGATGACGGTGGCGGACGGGACGACCGAGCCGACCAATATCGATCTCGGCTCGTTGGGGCGGGTCGAGATTCTGCGCGGCCCCAGCTCGGTCCTGTACGGGAATTCTGCGGGCGGCGTCCTCAGCCTTCGTACCGAGCTTCCATCATCAGAACGCCTGACCGTACAGCCGGACATCCAATACGGCAGCTATCGCTACAGGCATCAGCAACTGAAGGTGCACGGCACGTCGGGACGGATGAGCTATCTGGTCAATGCGAGCCGGATGGAGACGGACGGCTTCCGGGATCACAGCCAGACGGAGGTGCGGCGAGTGAACACGGTGATCCGAGCTGCGCTCTCTCCGGACACCGAGCTTCGAGGCGTGTTCAACGTCTACGACTTACCCTTCGGCGAGAGCGCCAGCACTCTGACGCGCGCGGACGCGCGAGACCATCCGACCAGCGTTCGTCCCGAGGCGGTCACGCAAGGCTGGGGCGAATCCACGACGCAGGGACAAGCAGGCTTGACGCTCGAGCACCATTTTGGAGACGGGCACAGGTTCCGCGGAACTGGCTGGGGACTGCTCCGAGACGTCTGGAACCCTATTCCGTTTGGCGTGGTCGACGTGCGGCGTCACGCATCTGGCTTCCGGTCCGAGTACGAAGGCTCGGCTCGCGTCCGATCCGTTCCAGTGCGCTGGACGGCCGGCTTCGATGTCTCTCGGCAGCGGGACGAGCGCGCCGAGTTCGAGAACGATGGCGTTCCGCCCGACGGCGGCCGCACGCGAGTGGGCACCAGGCTGCTCGAACAACGGGAAGGGGTCTTGTCACTGAGCCCGTTCGTGCGGGCGAGCGTGGGACTCGGTCACCGGTGGCACCTGACCGGAGGGGCGCGGTACGACCACTACGATTTCTCTGCGGCCGATCGCTTTCTCGACGACGGCGACCAGTCTGGCGGCCGAACGCTGAGCGCGGTGAGCCCGATGGTGGGTGTTACCTACACGGCGGCGAGCTGGCTCAATCTCTATAGCAGCTTTGCCACCGCGTACCAGACGCCCACGACGGTGGAGCTGTCCAATCGACCATCTGGCACCGGGGGCTTCAACGAGGAGCTCGGTCCCGAGCGACTGCGGAGTTTCGAGATCGGGGCAAGGGGGGCCGTGGTTCCCTGGCGTCTGAGCTTCGAGGCCGCTGGCTACGTCTCGCGCCTCGAGGATGCGCTCGTCCGGTTCGAGCTCCCCGACGAGCGGGCGTTCTTCAGGAATGCCGCCAGGGCCAGGCGCAACGGCATCGAGGCGTCCGTCGAGTGGAAGCCGATGCGGCGTCTGAGGTCGCACGTCTCGTACACGTTTCAGGATTTCGCGCTCGTCCGCTTCGTCGCTCCCGAAGGGGACTTTTCTGGCAAGACAGAACCTGGTGCGCCCCCGCACCAAGTGTCCCTGGGCGGAAGTTACGACACGCCCTTCGGTCTGCACGCGGCCGCGGAGCTCCGCTTCGTGGATGCCTATCCGGTCGACAGCGCGAACACGGTGTCGAACTGGGCCTATCACGTGCTCGATCTGCGATTCGGGCTTGCCCGCAGCTGGAAAGGCACCAGCATCCGCCCGTTCGTGACGATCGACAACGTTTTCAACGAGCGCTATAACTCGTCCGCGATCCCGAACTCCCTTGCCAATCGGTTCTTCGAGCCGGCGGCCGGACGGGAGCTCGCGATCGGCGTCACGATCCGCGCGAAACTCTTCTGA
- a CDS encoding sigma-70 family RNA polymerase sigma factor: MVRSARVTTTDTHRAIDAVWRIESAKLIAGLARIVRDIGVAEDLAQDALLVALEQWPASGVPLNPGAWLMTTAKHRAIDFLRRNTRLERKHEELGYELQAGRRSPAHDLDTALDDDVGDDLLRLIFTACHPVLSTEARVALTLRLLGGLTTEEIARAFLVSEPTVAQRIVRAKRTLAKERVPFEVPRGDELAARLTSVLGVIYLIFNEGYSATAGEDWMRPALCEDALRLGRILAELMPDEPEVHGLVALMEIQASRSRARVGPSGEPILLLDQNRALWDQLFIRRGVTALERAEALDGALGSYALQAAIAACHARATTPEDTDWARIVGLYGALAQVVSSPVVELNRAVALAMLLGPAAGLRIVDGLTAVSSLKSYHLLPSVRGDLLFKLGRFDEARAEFERAASLTRNARERALLNERVAACAVEINRSV; the protein is encoded by the coding sequence ATGGTGAGATCAGCACGCGTGACGACCACCGATACACATCGCGCCATCGACGCGGTCTGGAGGATTGAATCGGCCAAGCTCATCGCCGGTCTCGCACGGATCGTGCGCGACATCGGCGTCGCGGAGGACCTCGCGCAGGATGCGCTCCTGGTCGCGCTCGAGCAATGGCCGGCGTCGGGCGTCCCGCTGAATCCGGGCGCCTGGCTCATGACCACGGCAAAGCATCGTGCGATCGACTTCTTGCGCCGGAATACCCGGCTGGAGCGTAAGCACGAGGAGCTCGGTTACGAGCTTCAAGCGGGTCGACGGAGTCCGGCGCACGATCTCGACACGGCGCTCGACGATGATGTCGGCGACGATCTCCTGCGGCTGATATTCACGGCATGCCACCCGGTCCTCTCCACCGAAGCGCGCGTTGCGCTGACGCTCCGCTTGCTGGGCGGTCTGACGACGGAGGAGATCGCGCGGGCGTTCCTCGTCTCGGAACCAACCGTCGCACAGCGCATCGTCCGGGCCAAGCGGACCCTCGCCAAGGAACGAGTGCCTTTCGAAGTCCCGCGCGGCGACGAGCTCGCGGCGCGTCTCACGTCGGTGCTTGGCGTGATCTACCTGATCTTCAACGAGGGCTACTCGGCAACCGCCGGTGAAGACTGGATGCGCCCCGCCCTCTGCGAGGATGCGTTACGTCTCGGGCGTATCTTGGCCGAGCTGATGCCGGACGAGCCCGAGGTCCACGGTCTGGTTGCGCTCATGGAGATCCAGGCGTCACGGTCGCGGGCGCGCGTGGGGCCATCGGGAGAGCCCATCCTGCTCCTGGATCAAAACCGCGCCCTCTGGGATCAGCTCTTCATCCGGCGCGGCGTCACGGCTCTCGAGCGTGCCGAAGCGTTGGATGGTGCGCTGGGTTCGTACGCGCTCCAGGCGGCGATTGCCGCCTGCCACGCGCGCGCGACGACGCCAGAGGACACGGACTGGGCGCGAATCGTGGGGCTCTATGGCGCGCTCGCCCAGGTGGTGTCCTCGCCGGTCGTCGAGCTCAACCGAGCGGTTGCCCTCGCGATGCTGCTCGGTCCCGCGGCGGGCCTGAGGATCGTCGATGGGCTAACCGCTGTGTCGTCTCTGAAGAGCTACCATCTGCTGCCGAGCGTGCGCGGCGACCTGCTCTTCAAGCTCGGTCGATTCGACGAGGCACGTGCAGAGTTCGAGCGCGCGGCCTCCCTCACGCGCAACGCGCGGGAGCGTGCGTTGCTCAACGAACGGGTCGCGGCGTGCGCCGTTGAGATCAACCGGTCTGTATAG
- a CDS encoding GAF domain-containing protein — MVSADETNDPAGRVVKWYKTNTDIEDRKWAEALLTGENRRLEMLARGESLEHILNGLCRLVDEVSGDSTSSILLLDPVTNQLWHGAAPNLPQVYIDAVNGLTAGPCAGSCGTSAYRGEPVIVADTLTDPLWMEYRHLALTSGMRACWSSPIFSSTAQVLGTFAIYSHEPRRPTERHQHIIEQITHLASVAIERSRTEAELRRSVTGAKQAQQQLEQALSEIRTLKDRLQQENVALREEIDKTSMFEEIVGASPALRALLLQIAKVAPTDSTVLITGETGTGKELVARAIHKRSPRAARPFVSVNCAAIPGALIASELFGHEKGAFTGAVHRRQGRFELAEGGTLFIDEVGELPAETQVALLRVLQEHEFELVGGGRPIQADARIIAATNRDLQGAVADGSLRTDLFYRLNVFPVEVPPLRHRPADIPLLVEYFVHRYTQRAGKRIHGISKKTLAQLQAYHWPGNVRELQNIVERAVIVSDKESLYVDERWLSGAPARQVVAVPRLPARALHERDSIEAALAEAQGRVSGPFGAAAKLGMPSSTLESKIKALNIDKRRFKGPTPLESIGPKRTCHRPTAG, encoded by the coding sequence ATGGTGAGCGCCGACGAAACCAACGACCCTGCTGGGCGAGTTGTCAAATGGTACAAAACGAATACCGACATCGAAGATCGGAAGTGGGCGGAAGCGCTTCTCACGGGCGAGAATCGGCGTCTCGAGATGCTAGCGAGAGGGGAGTCGCTCGAGCACATTCTCAACGGGCTTTGTCGCCTCGTCGATGAGGTTTCCGGCGATTCCACGTCTTCGATTCTGTTGTTGGATCCCGTCACCAACCAGCTCTGGCACGGCGCCGCGCCCAACCTGCCGCAGGTCTACATCGATGCCGTGAACGGACTTACGGCCGGCCCTTGTGCGGGCTCCTGTGGAACTTCGGCGTACCGCGGTGAGCCAGTCATCGTGGCGGACACTCTCACCGATCCCCTGTGGATGGAATACCGGCACCTGGCCTTGACGTCTGGCATGCGGGCGTGCTGGTCTTCACCGATCTTCTCCTCGACGGCCCAAGTACTGGGGACCTTCGCGATCTACTCCCACGAGCCCCGGCGTCCCACCGAGCGGCATCAGCACATCATCGAGCAGATCACGCACCTGGCGAGCGTCGCGATCGAGCGCAGCCGCACCGAAGCCGAGCTGCGTCGAAGCGTGACCGGGGCGAAGCAGGCTCAGCAGCAGCTCGAGCAGGCACTGAGTGAAATCCGCACGCTCAAGGATCGACTCCAACAGGAGAACGTCGCCCTTCGGGAAGAGATCGACAAAACGTCGATGTTCGAGGAGATCGTGGGTGCCTCCCCGGCGCTGCGAGCGCTCCTTCTGCAGATCGCCAAGGTCGCGCCAACGGATTCCACCGTGCTCATTACCGGCGAGACCGGGACGGGGAAGGAGCTCGTCGCGCGTGCCATCCACAAACGATCGCCACGAGCGGCGCGTCCGTTCGTGAGTGTGAATTGCGCCGCGATCCCAGGCGCTCTGATCGCATCCGAGCTCTTCGGTCACGAGAAGGGCGCGTTCACTGGCGCCGTGCACCGCCGGCAGGGGCGCTTCGAGTTGGCCGAAGGGGGGACGCTCTTCATCGATGAAGTGGGCGAGCTGCCCGCCGAGACACAGGTGGCGTTGCTGCGCGTGCTCCAGGAGCACGAGTTCGAGCTGGTCGGCGGCGGCCGGCCCATTCAGGCGGACGCACGCATCATCGCTGCCACCAACCGGGACCTGCAGGGGGCGGTGGCCGATGGCTCGCTTCGGACCGACCTGTTCTATCGGTTGAACGTCTTCCCCGTCGAGGTACCTCCACTTCGTCACCGTCCGGCGGACATTCCGTTACTGGTGGAATACTTCGTCCACCGCTACACGCAGCGCGCTGGAAAGCGGATACACGGCATCAGCAAGAAGACCCTCGCTCAGTTGCAGGCGTATCACTGGCCGGGTAACGTTCGTGAGCTGCAGAACATCGTCGAGCGTGCAGTGATCGTGTCTGACAAGGAGAGCTTGTACGTCGATGAGCGCTGGCTCTCTGGTGCACCAGCGCGGCAGGTCGTCGCCGTTCCTCGGTTGCCTGCGCGAGCGCTTCACGAAAGAGACAGCATCGAGGCGGCGCTGGCGGAGGCCCAAGGACGAGTGTCTGGACCCTTCGGGGCGGCGGCGAAGCTTGGCATGCCCTCGTCGACGCTGGAGTCAAAAATCAAAGCGCTCAACATCGACAAACGCCGCTTCAAGGGGCCAACTCCTTTAGAGTCGATTGGCCCGAAACGGACATGTCACCGGCCGACGGCTGGCTGA